Proteins encoded within one genomic window of Malassezia restricta chromosome VII, complete sequence:
- a CDS encoding ankyrin repeat domain protein has protein sequence MTDDAGANANKILLHAARTDHLEMLNSVLNAQPPMPYDINCVDGLGNTVLHYACENMSTHVLDAILEQEIDVDAQNRIEGDAPLHVACKVENEAARNWLVQQLLDAGATTTTLNRAGLRPVDLIVGARAETPLGKELIQMLTMTQAENALGADDIAYDDGDIEGEVSE, from the exons ATGACGGACGACGCAGGTGCGAATGCCAACAAGATCCTGCTCCATGCGGCCAGAACGGACCATCTCGAGATGCTCAATTCTGTGCTGAATGCACAGCCTCCTATGCCATACGACATCAACTGTGTGGATGGATTGGGGAATACCGTATTGCACTATGCATGCGAAAACATGTCTACCCACGTCTTGGATGCCATCCTCGAGCAGGAAATCGACGTGGACGCTCAGAACCGCATTGAGGGCGATGCGCCCCTGCATGTGGCATGCAAGGTGGAAAATGAAGCAGCTCGCAACTGGCTTGTacagcagctgcttgacgccggcgccacGACCACGACGCTGAACCGGGCAGGATTGCGTCCAGTCGATCTGATTGTGggtgcgcgtgccgagaCACCGCTTGGCAAGGAGCTCATTCAAATGCTCACCATGACCCAAGCCGAGAATGCCCTCGGTGCAGATGATATTGCCTACG ACGATGGCGACATCGAAGGCGAGGTATCCGAGTAA
- a CDS encoding acetolactate synthase I/II/III large subunit yields the protein MRMYASRMSAMRSAIQHSRSAPRCAVPVRTRKLYTSSPVAQKARPEPAPSFQSVRKSPSQLLSYRPEELDHTFIGMSGGQIFHEMMLRHKVHTVFGYPGGAILPVFDAIYQSKNFDFVLPRREDGAGHMAEGFARVRGVPGVVLVTSGPGATNVITPMQDAMSDGVPLVVFCGQVATSAIGSDAFQEADVVGISRSCTKWNVMVKDVAELPRRINEAFKIAMSGRRGPVLVDLPKDVTASVLKHPIPYSWTSPELSEMPSRETAMQRKSRLGGMLTPADIQSEIEHAARLISIARRPIIYAGHGVLSHEDGPTLLRELAISHNIPVTTTLHALGAFDEEHPLSLHMLGMHGSAYANLAMQSADLIIALGARFDDRVTGRVDKFAPMADAAAAEGRGGIIHFDIMPKNINKVVQATCAVEGDVTENLRRTMPYIASPPDRSEWLEQIQVWKKRYPFTYEPSKPENRELMKPQEVIEALDVAVQSHKDRVIVTAGVGQHQMWAAQHFRWTHPRSWISSGGLGTMGFGLPSAIGAKVARPDGLVVDVDGDASFSMTAMELATASQYSIGVKVLLLNNEFQGMVLQWQDLFYDRRYSHTEMHNPDFVKLAESMGVKALRCDSLDELPAKMKEFIEYDNNRPILLEARVVKTEHVYPMVPAGKSLEEQVLHPSFAPPPPRDPM from the coding sequence ATGCGGATGTATGCGAGCCGCATGAGCGCTATGCGCTCTGCGATCCAGCACAGTCGAAGTGCACCTCGCTgtgctgtgcctgtgcggACACGAAAGCTGTATACCTCCTCTCCTGTGGCCCAAAAGGCTCGGCCAGAGCCGGCGCCCTCGTTTCAATCCGTGCGCAAGTCGCCCTCACAGCTGCTGAGCTATCGGCCTGAGGAGCTCGACCACACTTTTATCGGGATGTCTGGTGGTCAAATTTTTCACGAAATGATGCTTCGTCACAAGGTGCACACCGTGTTTGGCTACCCCGGCGGTGCTATCCTGCCCGTATTCGATGCCATTTACCAGTCGAAAAACTTTGATTTCGTGCTGCCTCGCCGCGAGGATGGTGCAGGTCACATGGCTGAAGGCTTTGCTCGCGTCAGAGGTGTGCCAGGCGTAGTACTGGTCACGTCCGGACCAGGTGCTACGAATGTCATCACGCCCATGCAGGATGCCATGAGCGATGGCGTGCCTCTCGTTGTGTTTTGCGGGCAAGTAGCTACGTCGGCGATCGGCTCTGATGCGTTTCAAGAGGCTGATGTCGTCGGTATTagccgcagctgcacaaAATGGAACGTCATGGTGAAAGACGTGGCCGAGCTGCCTCGTCGCATCAACGAGGCTTTTAAAATCGCTATGAGTGGACGCCGAGGTCCTGTGCTAGTGGATCTTCCGAAGGACGTGACTGCGTCTGTTTTGAAGCACCCCATCCCATACTCGTGGACGAGCCCTGAGCTGTCTGAGATGCCCAGCCGTGAGACGGCTATGCAGCGCAAGTCTCGTCTCGGCGGCATGCTGACGCCTGCTGATATCCAGTCAGAGATTGAacatgcggcgcgcctgATCTCGATCGCTCGCCGTCCCATCATCTACGCAGGTCACGGTGTCTTGTCGCACGAGGATGGtccgacgctgctgcgcgagctggcCATCTCGCACAACATTCCTGTGACCAccacgctgcatgcgcttggcgcgTTTGATGAGGAGCATCCCCTGAGTCTGCACATGCTGGGTATGCACGGCTCGGCTTATGCGAACTTGGCGATGCAGAGTGCCGACCTTATTATTGCGCTCGGAGCCCGTTTCGACGATCGTGTGACGGGCCGTGTTGACAAGTTTGCGCCCATGGctgatgctgctgctgctgaggGTCGGGGTGGCATTATCCACTTTGATATCATGCCCAAGAACATCAACAAGGTCGTGCAGGCCACATGCGCCGTTGAGGGCGATGTGACGGAGAatctgcgccgcacgatGCCCTACATCGCGTCGCCGCCCGACCGCAGCGAGTGGCTGGAGCAGATTCAGGTGTGGAAGAAGCGCTACCCCTTCACCTACGAGCCCTCGAAGCCGGAGAACCGGGAGCTGATGAAGCCGCAGGAGGTAatcgaggccctcgacgtTGCCGTGCAATCGCACAAGGACCGGGTAATCGTGACGGCGGGCGTGGGTCAGCACCAAATGTGGGCTGCGCAGCACTTCCGCTGGACACACCCACGATCGTGGATATCGTCGGGTGGCTTGGGCACGATGGGCTTTGGTCTGCCGTCCGCTATCGGTGCCAAGGTAGCCAGGCCAGACGGCTTGGTGGTTGATGTGGACGGCGATGCGAGTTTCAGTATGACCGCCATGGAGCTGGCCACGGCCTCCCAGTACAGCATTGGTGTCAAGGTGCTGCTTCTCAACAACGAGTTCCAGGGCATGGTGCTCCAGTGGCAAGACCTGTTCTACGATCGCCGCTACTCGCACACAGAGATGCACAACCCCGACTTTGTGAAGCTAGCCGAGTCGATGGGTGTCAAGGCCCTGCGCTGCGACTCgcttgacgagctgccGGCCAAGATGAAGGAATTCATCGAATACGACAACAACAGGCCCATCTtgctcgaggcacgcgtGGTCAAGACGGAGCACGTCTATCCCATGGTGCCAGCCGGCAAGTCGCTGGAGGAGCAAGTGCTGCACCCGTCGTTTGCTCCGCCTCCGCCGCGAGACCCCATGTAG
- a CDS encoding cyclin — protein MTMSADVAATQWLFSRDDLQYTPSVTGTYELPAPADTESSSAMVKHTAQTMTSEQERILRGKGVHLIYKMGEFLQVGQHVMVAAATFFHRFFMRRPLQVNRAGSGWSHYEVAAACVFLACKAEESLRKLSSVVDAVMASLDKSPEGQMRWADRSFRANHGSHEFAKWRDCIILHEEALLTTLCFDLVVPQPHELLVRAARTLEVETPLARLAWTILNDAFRDPTCLFFDAPVLASGAFLKACTERNVDPAMYYAARPSDAPRRPDDEGDDYFDWLDVFDVDLDEARDAMQAIEKDVYDFHLPLQRVSSSRSAPQPPPTTASS, from the coding sequence AtgaccatgtcggcggACGTGGCCGCTACGCAGTGGCTGTTTTCGCGAGATGACCTGCAGTATACGCCTAGTGTCACGGGTACGTACGAActgcctgcgcctgcgGATAccgagtcgtcgtcggcgatgGTCAAGCATACAGCCCAAACCATGACCTCTGAACAGGAGCGTATCCTACGAGGCAAGGGCGTGCACCTCATATACAAGATGGGGGAGTTCTTGCAAGTGGGACAGCATGTCATGGTGGCTGCTGCGACTTTTTTTCACCGCTTCTTCAtgcggcggccgctgcaGGTCAATCGCGCTGGTAGCGGTTGGTCGCATTACGAGGTGGCAGCCGCCTGTGTCTTTCTCGCGTGCAAGGCCGAAGAGAGCCTGCGGAAGCTATCGTCCGTTGTCGATGCTGTCATGGCATCGCTCGACAAGTCGCCGGAAGGCCAGATGCGGTGGGCGGACCGGTCTTTCCGCGCGAATCATGGGTCGCACGAGTTTGCCAAGTGGCGCGACTGCATCATACTGCATGAAGAGGCCCTCCTCACGACACTCTGCTTCGACCTGGTCGTGCCGCAGCcgcacgagctgcttgtGCGTGCTGCACGGACTCTCGAGGTCGAGACGCCtctcgcgcgtctcgcctGGACCATCCTGAATGACGCGTTCCGTGACCCGACGTGCTTGTTCTTTGACGCTCCAGTCTTGGCATCGGGCGCTTTTCTCAAGGCATGTACTGAACGCAACGTGGACCCAGCCATGTACTATGCAGCTCGGCCCTCGGATGCGCCACGCCGCCCAGACGACGAGGGTGACGACTATTTTGACTGGCTCGATGTATTTGACGTGGATCTagacgaggcacgcgacgcCATGCAAGCGATCGAAAAGGACGTGTACGACTTCCATCTGCccctgcagcgcgtgtCTAGCAGCCGCTCAGCTCCTCAGCCACCACCCACGACGGCATCATCATAG
- a CDS encoding tuftelin-interacting protein 11, which yields MARRKSMYMDEGTDSDDSAASDEHTSVRQAPSFVPSTTAHVQTEEEQTIERRAFGAGLGAQPESMDIESAPRAGLGATPVPKTAGPALSRTSGSGGFDPAALMRQMGWTGGGLGKDGSGIVDPIQVKMRPSRAGVAFGGKETLKAQAAEPEQVQEAPPKVWKRREKKPRVVYRTYDEILAQAADQPVPILDATGAEIQAASLSEALARHPVPTSAHESLPELRHNMSLLCDGTKEKLGKLARHAAGLGERMHILERSLATAHAQTSHYEQERSSLASVLETVAALQHASHACLSLSELVPAMEQVAALPRDTIQRYGLDEAMAGALVPALKHMTSQWDPLREPHAGTRELSLWIPILLTTSTEAERPMTPYESVMWNIWMPAARQALVNAWDVYDAAPAVAFIEAWRDLLPPFMLDNVFDQLLLPKLERAVQTWTPRADVPMHVFVLPWLTLSEARMASVVSETRRKWRSVLSAWHVSQGIPAHLEAWRGIYSTKEWDALLLERIVPSISRALRTQFRVDPSQQDMQVLEQVLAWAGVLRDSVLSRLLHVELGTPWLQVLHAWITQPDADLREIAAWHEFWRSWFPPHVARLPGLSHMFMQGLRHINAALDRGADRVHMPAPVVAALHSRTESAPAPTKPRHAPPTLEEVSFRHVIEERAVEADLFVRSLNTLEPATGMALLRISHHMDGKVGTTFYLDDDVIFVAPQKQRSAEGQRLEYEPVSLAELLERAAA from the coding sequence atgGCACGGCGCAAGTCGATGTACATGGACGAGGGCACAGACTCGGATGACTCGGCAGCATCCGATGAACATACCAGCGTGCGCCAAGCGCCGTCCTTTGTTCCTTCGACGACAGCTCATGTGCAGACGGAGGAAGAACAGACGATTGAGCGCCGAGCGTTCGGTGCTGGGCTGGGTGCTCAACCAGAGAGCATGGACATCGAatctgcgcctcgtgccggACTGGGAGCGACGCCCGTGCCCAAGACGGCTGGTCCTGCACTGTCACGCACATCCGGCTCAGGCGGATTCGATCCCGCTGCCTTGATGCGGCAAATGGGATGGACGGGCGGTGGTCTCGGCAAGGATGGGTCAGGTATCGTTGATCCTATCCAAGTCAAGATGCGCCCTAGTCGCGCCGGCGTTGCCTTCGGCGGAAAAGAGACACTCAAAGCGCAGGCAGCTGAGCCGGAGCAGGTCCAAGAGGCGCCGCCCAAGGTATGGAAACGCCGCGAAAAGAAACCCCGGGTGGTGTACCGCACCTATGACGAGATTCTCGCGCAAGCGGCTGACCAGCCTGTCCCCATTCTCGATGCGACAGGGGCGGAAATCCAGGCCGCCTCGCTATCAGAGGCTCTTGCCCGGCATCCCGTGCCGACAAGTGCGCATGAATCACTTCCAGAGCTGCGGCACAACATGTCGCTCTTGTGTGACGGGACCAAGGAGAAGCTTGGCAAACTCgcacgccatgcagcaGGCCTTGGTGAGCGAATGCATATCTTGGAACGCTCGCTGGCAacggcgcatgcacaaacCTCGCATTACGAGCAGGAACGATCAAGCTTGGCGTCGGTCCTCGAGACCGTCGCCGCTTTACAGCATGCATCTCATGCGTGCTTGTCTTTATCAGAGCTCGTTCCGGCTATGGAGCAGGTGGCTGCATTGCCTCGAGACACGATTCAGCGATATGGActggacgaggccatggccgGTGCGCTGGTCCCAGCGCTTAAGCACATGACCTCGCAATGGGACCCGTTACGAGAGCCCCATGCTGGGACTCGCGAGCTGTCTCTGTGGATACCCATTCTTCTCACCACAAGCACGGAGGCAGAGCGGCCCATGACCCCGTACGAAAGTGTCATGTGGAACATCTGGATGCCGGCGGCTCGTCAGGCCCTCGTCAATGCATGGGACGTGTAtgatgcagcgccagccgTGGCGTTTATCGAGGCCTGGCGCGATCTCTTGCCGCCGTTCATGCTGGACAATGTGTTTGATCAGCTTCTTCTTCCCAAACTCGAACGCGCTGTTCAGACAtggacgccgcgcgccgatGTGCCTATGCACGTATTTGTGCTGCCATGGCTCACGCTCAGTGAGGCGCGAATGGCATCCGTTGTGAGCGAGACGCGTCGAAAGTGGCGGAGCGTGCTGAGTGCTTGGCATGTGTCGCAAGGCATCCCAGCCCACCTTGAGGCATGGCGCGGTATCTACTCCACGAAAGAATGGGACGCcttgctgctcgagcgGATTGTGCCGTCGATCTCGAGAGCCTTGCGGACACAGTTCCGCGTCGATCCGAGCCAACAAGACATGCAAGTGCTGGAGCAGGTCCTGGCATGGGCCGGTGTGCTGCGTGACAGTGTTCTGAGTCGCTTGCTGCACGttgagctcggcacgccaTGGCTCCAGGTCTTGCACGCATGGATCACGCAGCCTGATGCAGATCTGCGCGAGATtgccgcatggcacgaGTTCTGGCGTAGCTGGTTCCCGCCTCATGTGGCAAGGTTGCCAGGTCTGTCGCACATGTTCATGCAAGGTCTGCGGCACATCAATGCCGCCCTGGACCGTGGCGCAGATCGTGTACACATGCCTGCGCCGGTAGTGGCAGCATTGCATTCGCGCACAGAAagtgcgccggcgccgacCAAGCCACGGCATGCTCCACCCACCTTGGAAGAGGTGTCGTTCCGCCACGTCATTGAggagcgcgccgtcgaAGCTGACTTGTTCGTCCGCTCGCTCAATACACTCGAGCCTGCGACGGGCATGGCACTCCTGCGCATCTCGCACCACATGGATGGCAAGGTCGGCACGACGTTTTACCTGGATGACGATGTCATTTTTGTCGCGCCACAGAAGCAGCGCTCAGCCGAGGGCCAGCGACTCGAATACGAGCCCGTCTCTTTGGCCGAGttgctcgagcgcgctgctgcatag
- a CDS encoding establishment of cell polarity — MKRPSAHDECQFCVLATFHSDNGAVLERSVPTHTGLAEQALAEQMIPDGLHDQDEDWTVLIRPVAHLALPHIPRRPAHVQSKLPYAHGHEAGDCIYILSLARTMRREEEPRGACLVAIALATMHPHLSIFQPVLVLAMDAYMATRDASVVEQLYDAVNTLHWQSLPCLSYSEKMRMRGDSALHALYHPPPALMDAHTSLSADHAASAPRQTRRHSSLGLTRRSRARYTISPPQHARPQFLGYATCLQFGSTCLPIHIPLHVFPEEIGEYSLSNLFATFGHAKLLSRTQHPHLHSNGIHTHPMTLLFNALVTHKRVLFVAYHAPAKVVVDHVLAACAFVSGCGAVLRGFVASAMPYATLVNIDALSHQRGFIVGTKHPRLAELGLWDVLCHCEAQSITVSPHLSPPRPLPPFLDTRHPARPSLRHTLRSMPECMLGDERPHAPDVLFMQRLTRALQQHASEPFLRYWCQRYVRDFVALATRHEQTFYGSSLFQPTIHLSHDARDTYMLRCHALRIEGWRGTPSYRSFLWDMSHLYGQASRTAASFCLAHSSSGTALRVDSSAPSTPR; from the coding sequence ATGAAGAGGCCCTCGGCGCACGACGAGTGCCAGTTTTGTGTGCTGGCCACGTTTCACTCTGACAAtggcgccgtgctcgagcgcagTGTGCCGACGCATACAGgcctcgccgagcaggcACTCGCCGAGCAGATGATCCCAGACGGCCTGCACGATCAGGACGAAGACTGGACCGTGCTCATTCGGCCCGTCGCGCACTTGGCGCTGCCACACATCCCACGTCGCCCGGCTCACGTCCAGTCCAAACTACCTTACGCCCACGGCCACGAGGCAGGCGACTGCATCTACATCCTCAGCTTGGCCCGCACCATGAGGCGCGAAGAGGAgccacgcggcgcttgcCTCGTGGCCATCGCCCTCGCTACCATGCACCCGCACCTCTCGATCTTCCAGCccgtgctcgtgctcgcAATGGACGCCTACATGGCGACGCGTGATGCGTCGgtcgtcgagcagctgtACGATGCCGTCAACACGCTGCACTGGCAGTCGCTTCCGTGCCTGAGCTACTCGGAAaagatgcgcatgcgcggcgACTCGGCCCTGCACGCCCTGTATCACCCGCCCCCCGCGCTCATGGACGCGCACACGTCGCTGTCAGCGGACCACGCCGCTTCCGCCCCGCGGCAGACACGGCGCCACTCGTCATTGGGActcacgcgccgctcccGCGCGCGCTACACCATATCTCCGCctcagcacgcgcgtccACAGTTTCTCGGGTATGCTACCTGCTTGCAGTTCGGCTCGACTTGCTTGCCCATTCACATCCCACTGCACGTGTTCCCCGAAGAGATCGGCGAGTACTCGCTGTCGAACCTGTTCGCCACCTTTGGCCACGCCAAACTGCtgtcgcgcacgcagcatcCTCACCTGCACTCCAATGGCATACACACGCACCCCATGACACTGCTCTTCAACGCCCTCGTCACACACAAGCGCGTCCTGTTCGTGGCATACCATGCGCCAGCCAAGGTCGTGGTCGATCATGTGCTCGCCGCCTGTGCGTTCGTCAGTGGATGCGGCGCCGTTCTGCGCGGCTTCGTGGCCTCAGCCATGCCCTATGCCACGCTCGTCAACATCGATGCCCTCTCCCATCAGCGCGGCTTTATCGTCGGTACAAAGCACCCCCGACTCGCGGAGCTGGGCCTCTGGGACGTCTTGTGCCACTGTGAAGCACAAAGTATCACCGTGTCGCCCCACCTATCGCCTCCGCGGCCCCTGCCTCCTTTCCTCGATACGCgccatccagcacgacccTCGCTGCGACACACTCTTCGGTCCATGCCCGAATGCATGCTCGGCGACGAACGCCCTCATGCACCGGACGTCCTGttcatgcagcgcctgacGAGGGCCctccagcagcatgcgaGCGAGCCCTTCTTGCGCTACTGGTGCCAAAGGTACGTGCGCGACTTTGTCGCTCTGGCCACGCGGCACGAGCAGACCTTCTATGGCTCGTCGCTGTTCCAGCCCACAATCCACCTATCGCATGATGCACGCGATACCTACATGCTCCGATGCCACGCCCTGCGGATCGAAggctggcgcggcacaccCAGTTACCGCTCCTTTCTATGGGATATGTCGCACTTGTACGGCCAAGCATCCCGCACAGCTGCCTCATTCTGCCTGGCTCATAGCAGCAGTGGCACGGCTCTCCGTGTTGATAGCTcggcgccctcgacgcCCCGATGA